The following DNA comes from Triticum aestivum cultivar Chinese Spring chromosome 3D, IWGSC CS RefSeq v2.1, whole genome shotgun sequence.
AAATTAGCCGGCGCTCCTTGTCGACGTACTCGCCAACGAAATTCTTCTCGTCTCCGCTCCTCATCGGCATCGCGTACGTGAAACTTTAGGGATGGCGGTTGTGGTGGTTACCCTAGCTAGGGCGTGGGTGTGAGAACATGGGGGTTTGTAGGATTATATAGCCCATCTGTAAGGCGTTGGATCTTTTTGCAAAATCCAACAGAGACCGAGTGGTCTGACGTGAGCGTGGGATCAGACTCCTGATACATAGCGTTTCCTCCAAATAAAAGTACATATGCATATGTGGTAGACCGGACGCTCGTTCTCTTGAATGAGCGCGAACACACTTTTAAGATTTTAgatttctttttttattcctcttCAGCTTTTGAAGAGATCGGTTAGAAAGATGTGCTCAAAGGGGATGATGGAATTGCAGATGCTCTCACAATTGTCAATCACATCTCAAACCGCGCAGACTCCCGCTCAGACGCCCAATCAATCACCACCCGTTGGCAGGACTCGTTCATAACCATCGGATCGCACGATACCTGCTCGCATCCACCGTTCGTTCAAAATCCCACTGAGACGaccgaagggggagaggggggcgagCCTCAAatctcgccgccgcctcgtttcgcgacccctctcttccccgagcaagaaaccctagcgccgccgctcgccggcgatGGAGGCGCCGGACGAGGAGGCCGGCCTGGGGCTCCCGGAGGGCGAGCGGCTTCTGGAGGTCACCATCATCTCCGCGCAGGGGCTGAAGCCGCCTTCTGGACTTCGGCGGCGGTTGCAGGCGTACGCCGTGGCGTGGGTTGACACCGCGCACAGGCTCCAGACGCAACCCGACCGCTCTGGCGGCCCCGATCCGGCTTGGCACGAGCGGTTCCTCTTCCGCGTGCACGAAGCCGCGCTCGCCGAGGATTCCCGCGCTGCCGTCACCGTGGAGATCTACGCCTCACCGAACGGGGCCTGGCACATCGGCGGGGACTCCCTGATCGGATCCGCGCGGTTCCTCCTCGGCGACAACTGCCTCCTGTCCCGCCCCGTTGGGTCCCCAGCCATGTTCGCCGTCGGCGTCCGACGCCCCTCCGGCCGCGTCCACGGCCTCCTCAATGTGGCTGCTAGCCTGGTCGCTGCGCCGCCCTCTCCGGCGGCCTCCCACGCCCTCAGCTTCTCCCCCGCCGTCTCTCTCAGCGGCCTACCCCCTGCCGTCGCCATCAGCAGCCTCTCCACGGCGCCCATCTCAGGCCGCGTGCTGCGCGTCCTCAACCGCGCGCATCCAACACCCCCACCTTCTCCTAAGGTGCTCACGCCCAAGAAGCTGCAGGCCTCGGTGAAGCCCAACAATAAGGGATCGGACAACCAGCAGGTCGCGGTGAAGCCAAGTAACAAGCGTGAAGACGATGCCAGCGATCAGGAGGGGGAGGATGAGAACACGTACATGGGCGGGGTGATGTTTTGCGGGCCTTGTGTCTTACCATTCCCGAGAAAGATTCACACCAGCCCCTCTGACGAGAACCTGCAGGCCTTCGCTGGCATCTTCTCTAGCGGTGTTGGCATTGCCAGACGGAGCCCGAGCCCTCGGCACTGAGCCTATGCAAAACAGGTTCATTCTTTCAGTCGTTTACTTGATCTGTTGTGGAGATAATCTGTTTCTTGTTCTTGTGGATAATTAGTTTGTTGACGCTAAGGATACAGTATCACTTGTATCATAAGTTCATAACATCTCTTGCTATTATTGCAAGTATAGTACACCATTTTTTGTGTATGATTTCAGTGGAATTGTTGAGTGTTAGTTCTGCAAAAAGTGAGCCAGGCCTTCAAGGAAGTGTGGAGTGTTATTCTGTCTTCTGGGCTTGATATTGGAAGATACCTGCTTCTTGTTTATATTGGATTTCAATGGGAGCAATACTCACATGCATCGAACAAGTCTGATTATTTCCATCCATCCTGACAGGATTTGTGGGTGTTACCTTTTTGTTTCATATGTATCAGTCGTCAATTACATCACTGCCGCAGAATTTTGAAGTTAGTAAATGCATGTCCCGTTTAGCTTTCTTGATGTGGCAGCTGTAATTGCACAGTTGTGTTGGGTGGCAGTGCCATTTCAATCTCAGATTGTGAAATATCTGTTCAAATGATAAATGGAGCTTTGGGTGATATAGTAGTAGCTATTTTCTATGATAGCTGTGATTTATGTTCCTTCTGTTTTTGTTTTGGAAGGTCAGCTTGTCGGCCGGTCACGGGttcgagtcctggaaacagcctcttgcagaaatgtagggaaaggctgcgtactatagacccaaagcggccagacccttccccggaccctgcgcaagcgggagctacgtgcaccgggctgccctttagGTCAAGCTTGTCGGCCACTCGCTACATGGCCAATTGGCAATTCATGTTTGGTTCTTTATTTACTTGCTGAAATGCTGTATTCCGTCATGTGAATTTCAATGCAGAACACTATAATATCTCAATAGTCTGGCGTTGATAGCATCGCTGGTTTGTCACCCTCAATGTGTTGTATGCCCTGTCATAGGAATTGAGCAAACATCATTTAACTTTAGCTTGTTCTATGGACATGACACATACTGACTCTGTCTATAGCACTACTACTTAGTGGCctcagacagagggagtattatttactGATGATTATTCCATTCATGCATCAAGACTCAAGGATAATTGACCACTCATTCATAGACTAGTTCAGATAGTTTTCATTGTTCAACACGCCTAGAACCATAGTATTTGCTCATCGGCCAGCCCCCTGAAGTAGTTCCAGGATCAATATTCATCGTGGGTCTTAGACTGGTTTTCCCCTGGTTTGAAACGAGGGAGATCATTCAGGGTGTACGCAGGCCATGTTTAAAGGCCCAAGTTCCAAGTGATTTTCTCAAAGGACTTCAGGCTGCATGCACCAAGTTGGGCCATAACCTCTTATTTGCCCCGGGGTCTAGAATGCGCATCACACTGATGGGAGCCCATCATGGAGCTTGTGAGTGTAATCTTGTTGTATTTTATTTAATTTTGGTATAATCAAACATCATTTTTTGGAAGTTTTTTCCTTTAACCCTTCAGCCTTTCGTTTACACATCCATCTGAATACACCTAATTTGGAGAAACTACATGTTTAATAGGCATATGGCTCGTATCAGTTTCTCTTATGGAGGACAGATACAATTTGTTTGGCACTTTTATCCTTTCCAACTTGATATCGGTTAAGTGTGCATTGACTTTCTATTCAATAGATTTCGTTGATTCAATAATTTAGAACTTGATGGACAGTCAAACTTTCGAACATGGAGTTTTCTTGCAAGTGTCTGGTATGAATTATTAGTTGTGACTGGAAATTTCTTATGCGCAGTCTTTAGGTTCTGGTGATATGATTTATTTACTTTTTTGCACTATATACTTACTCTACTTAGAAGCTGAAGGTGTTAGGACTTTGGGACATTTACCAGTCACAGATTTTGAGAACATCAAATTCTGATGAGTTTCTTTTATGATGGACTGTAAATCTTGTGAAGCATGTCTGATCTTATTTGTTCACTCCACTGTGTGATCTTGTAGACCAGGCACTCGGtttgttatgtactccctctgtaaactaatataagagcgtttagatcactattttagtattctaaacgctcttatattagtttacggagggagtactaatcttCTCAAGACCTGGTTAATCTGTTTAATTTGGTTTGGCTAATGATTGAATACAACATGTTctttttgactgattgtattcagTTACCAGCTCTGCATGATCTGTTTGCCAGTAGCTGTGCTAAGGGCCTACAATACTAACAATTGAATATGAAGAGCAACCATCAAATATGCCTCTTTCTACTTGTATGCCTAATGGTGGTTTGTAGCCTCCTTTATTCTAAAGTTGTCATTATAGTTTTCTTCGGTTGGTCGTGTGTGTGATTGTGCTGTCCAAAATCCACCTGCTTTATATGGCAGGATCCCGTGTTCTGATCTCGACTCTTCCTCTCGTAGCTCTTTAGAGTGACTCATCAAGTAAGGTATAAACTGTTTGAAAGTTGAGAACTGAATCGGCCACTTGTTGCCTTAGATTCACGTGGATTTACTTGTTCCTGTGCTTATTGCGCTTATTGGACACTGCATAAGCATAACCATAAAGAAGTGCTACTTGTTGATTGTGACCTTTACGTCAATGGCCGCTCCATCGCACCTTTAACAGATTTTCTGTATGTTGCAAGTCCTTGCCATGTCCCTCTTCCAATAGTGAGCCACACAAACCTGATTCAAGTTACTCCACTGACGTAACATGGTGTCTTTTGTTTGGTCCTGTGATTGCTTGAATTATTTTCTGTATGCTCAGTTGGTTGATCTGGATCCCATTCGTTCCTTTGCCTTTACAGGAAGAGCCGCTCCCGTTTCATTAGCTtttcaaatgcaatttggagaaGAATTTTGAGGAGCTGGTGAGCATCAAGCACCTCACAAAATGTTCCAATATTCAATTCTGCACTCGGCATGTCGGGCCGGATCCTTTCCTTTAGCAGCTTAGCTGCTCATTTGCAAATATCACATTTGGGGACTAGTTGTCTGTCTCCTGGTTCTTCTGTTCTTGATGCTTTTGCATATACGGTATATATGTACTAGATTCCGTGGGACGTAGTTTGCTTTGGGCATCGCGGCAGAACGTAACTTTGTCAGGTTGAGATGTTTAGGACAAATGGTGTGCTGTGATGCCACAACTGGAAAGCTTAGCACAAATGTGGCGAGCAAAGCATACTCTGCTTTTCTCGATGGACATCTCCTGCCAATATGGCATTACATGGTGCGGTAGTAGATGCCCAAGGGCGGCGAGGGGAACTGTTTCTAGTGGGCTTGCCACTCACTGCCCCACTGAGCTTTACCCTCCCGTGTTTCATCAACTTTTTAGTATGTTTTTGTGCTTGTGCATATCAACAAAGATGTACTTAAAGTAGTTCGCGCCACAGTTTCAGATAGCGCAACTTATCATTGATAGTCTGATACAACGAAGTTTATAATGATTTGTGGGGTTTCCCTGCTGTTATAACTGCTTGTAAACTTTTTTTCCAAGAACGCGCAAGACCGTCCCCTTTATATTAAGAGGAGAAGACATAGTTACATGTAGGCACGGTAGAGGCTGCGTCCTACACCACCAGGACAAACATGAAGACAACTATGGACCCACCTGACCTAGCCTTgtgttaggaaatatgcaacttgtatttccaTAAGGCCATAGACCAGTATATATACATCCAACATATATATAGTACTATAACACTCCCTTCACCCTCCTAAACTCAGTGTGGTCTGCAATAGGAGGAGAGATAGAAGCCATATGCTGAGCCTATGCCATCGTAAAGAAATCCGTCAACTATAACttagaaggcacatactgaagagcaataacctgatatTGCACACCAGTGCGCATAAAAAAAGCATCAACATCAATATGCTaggtgagctcatgcttcatagggtcgcgcgcaatgctaatagcacatGTACTATCAGACAATAGTAGAGTAGGTGTAGTGACGGGGACActaaaatcctgaagtaaccaacGTAACCAAGTCACATCTGTtgtcaaaagagccatagctcgcaactcagtCTTTGCACTCGAACGGAAAGCTGCAGTCTGTTTCTTCATCTTCCAGTCAACGAGAGGACCATCAAGAAAagcacagtaagcagaaagtgaatggCGACCCAAAgagatcactagcccacgtagcatccgaataggcttGAAGTTGCAATGAACTCGAGCGAGGGAAGAATAGATGGTGAGAGATCGCGCCTCGAAGATGTCGGGGAACATGaaggaggtgactatagtgaactgaagtgggagcagagacaaaccGACTCAGAATATGGACTAGATAAGAGATATCCGGACGAGTGACAACTAGATAGataagactcccaacaagatgatgaTAACGCGTTGAATCAGATAAGGGATCACCATCTGTATCATGGaagtgaacattgagctccatgggagtctcaACAGTACGCTCATCAGTAAGAGCAACACGTGCAaaaagatcctggatatactttccctaggaaataaaaaaaagccatcagaggtagaagagaccaCGATCCCAAGAAAGTAGCCAAGAGGGCCAAGATTGGACATAAGAAATTGCTCACTTAGACAAGCGTTCATAAAGGAAATATGTTCGGGGCCGTCACCAATGATGATCATGTCATCGACATATAGAAAAAGAGTCCGACCACGAGCTGAAAGGTGGACAACAATGGTGGATCATGAGCACTCGCTGAAAAAGCAACGACAGTCGCCACAAAGGCAAaccgctcaaaccaggcgcgagaggcctgcttaaggccatagagagagcgacgaagatggcataccatgccatcaggaacagaatacctaggTGGTTGCTGCATGTATACCTCCTCACGCAGCTCTTggttaagaaaggcattcttaacatcaagctgagatacagACCAGTGGCGAACAGATGCCACGATAAGAAGTGTACAAACAATGGTCATAtgtgccacaggagcaaaagtatCATCGTAATCACGAGCATGCTTctgctgaaagccacgagccaTAAGACGAGCTTTGTAACGCTTAAGGGAACCATCAAAGTGAGTCTTAACCTCGTCGACCCACTTTCAAGTGATGAGACACACACGAGGAGGAACAGAAACAAGATCCCACTTTCaagctcctctgccatcgcaaactgtcATTCGGGATGAACAACAGCTTCACGATAAGAAGTAGGCTCAAGAAAAGCAGCCCAACACGTGAAAAAACAAGGGGATCAATAGGCGAAAGCGGACCAGGatgcaagccataagtaggctaaGACGAGGTAGATGACACATCAGTAGATGCATCCACATTATGCGAACAACGAGTATAATACCGAGGAAAAGATGGAAGAGTACGAGGAGGAATCACCGAGGTAGACTCAGCGGATGGAGACGAAGAAGTCACCGGGGATGAAGGTGcagaatcatgtgacaagcaaggTGAGGAAACCATGGGAGATGGCGACGTTGGATCTGCAATAGTCGGAGAAGCAGGGGTAGCAGGATGTATAGACAAGGGTAGAAGGTATGAGACTCATCAAGAGTCACATCTCGagaaatacgcatccgacgacctcGGCCTTTTtagtggaggatatctctttcctcacatTTCCCAACACACCTATCACTCTCGTTGAGTCCTTGTCTATCCGTCCTGCTACCCCTGCTTCTCCTACTACTGCAGATCCGACGCCGCCATCTCCCGTGGTTTCCCCACCTTGCTTGTCACAGGATTATGCACCTTCATCCCCAATGACTACGTCTCCATCCCTTCAGTCTACCTCGCTGATTCCTACTCGGTGGGCGGGGCAAGACGCATCAGTGGCCTTGAGAGATCAGAGATCTGGTGGCTACAAGAAATAAACAAAATAACGATGACCACGAAGATGGCGGCAACATGACGGTGGATCAACAACACGAGTTGCACGTGTGCAAaattaacctaggctctgatactaTGTTagaaaatatgcaacttgtattcccatgaggtcagaggccagtatatatacatgtacatgtGCAGAAAATATGtagaaaaccccttatacaatgggggtAAATACAAAAGGCTACATGGCTATATATATAGTACTCTAACAATTTCCACAATGAAAACTCGGCTCGGGTCTTCGAGACGACGTGGTGAGGCATGACAACCACCCTGTCTAAGACTTGGTTGTTGGGGTAGGGAGGAGGACCAAAGAACTGATCTGCGCTCTGGCTTGGGCCGGAACCGCAACGACAAGCAAATCCATCAATCAGCAAAGTCTTCCATTCCACATGGAGTGAAGCGATGCAAGCGGTACCCTAGCATAGTATTGAACCAAAACTCTATCAAAAAATGGCAACCAAGAAGAAACTGTTGCAGATCCTCGGCCAGTTGCACGTAGATAACGCAACAATCATTAGGTTACAGGTGACACCTTGCTAAATGATAACAGTCTAATGGCCGTTGCATAGAGTCAAGCAACAAAAGATTTCCGGAGTAGCCCAAGAACTCCACAACTCGATGGCACAAGGGTCGAATTCGCTGTCACATCGCTAATTTTCAATTTTGGAATGTGAATTATTTAAAAAGGGTTGACTTTTTTGTTTCTTATGTTGCTTGAGCATGGCTAACTTTGACTAGAATTTGATTTATTTGGTTGTTATTGCAGCTCAAAACATTTTTGGAATTATTTCGAACCCTAAAATCATTTTAAGGAATATTTATAATGCCAGAATAGAGCTTAAAATTTTGGCATgatttttatttttaatatttggGATGGAAAATATCCCCCCCCTAAGAACCATATATTAATTTAGAGTTCAGTAGAGTTTTCCAGAATTGGTTGGCTTCAGTTGTTGAATCAAATTAAAATTCAAAAAGGGGAAAGAAAACATAAAATAGagagaaggaaaaagagaaaaaccTAAACCTACCCTAAAACTCAACCCAGCCCAACCTAAGGCATCCCCCTATCTAGCACTTGCGTACGCAAGgatgaaaggattgagaagaggtgtctagagggggggggggtgattagaccctcaacaagcaaaagtagcagtttttaaattcttcaagttgaggtggagttttagcacaagtttaagcattcacaatacatttcaagcaagcctggcaagagtatatgagcagtggaaagtaaagcatgcaagttgcaagaaagtaaagggatgggattggagtgtgcaaacgcaattggagacacggagatttttggcgtggttccgataggtggtgctatcgtacatccacgttggtggagacttcaacccacgaagggtaacagtttcgtgagtccacggagggctccacccacgaagggtctatgaagaagcaaccttgtctatcccaccatggccatcgcccacgaaggacttgcctcacttgggtagatcttcacgaagtaggcgatctccttgcccttacaaacttcttggttcaactccacaatctcgacggaggctcccaagtgacacctaaccaatctaggagacaccactctacaaaaggtaatagatggtgtgttgatgatgaactccttgctcttgtgcttcaaatgataatttctccaatactcaactctctctcacagatttggccatggtggaaagatggtttgagtggaaagcaacttggggaaggctagagatcaagattcttgtggttggattggaatgtcttggtctcaacacatgagtaggtggttctctctcagaaaatgagtagtggaagtgtaggcacgttctgatggatatctcttgaatagagaagggggtggaggggtatatatagcctccacacaaaatctaaccgttacacacatttgacccaactcggtcagaccgaataggtaaactcggtgagactgattcagttcaaaatgtgaacgttaggattttcgatgggaccgacatgaacaactcggtgggaccgatgtgctggggttaaggcaaaacctcatctcggtgtgaccgatttcagcaatgagcaaacaaagagttggtcaggcaaactcggtgggaccggttgcatatttcggtgagaccgaaatagttgcaacaggcaacagagagttttcaaggccatctcggtgagaccgagatcctatcggtgagactgaattgattagggtttctagctatggctatgtcaagtgaactcggtggcaccagatgaatcaaattggtggggccgagtttgactttaggttttggacatatttggatttgagaaagtggttgagggctttggagcatatcactaagcactttgagcaagtagaccattaagcaacacctcatccccttttaatagtattggcttttcctatggactcaatgtgatcttggataactaaaatagaaatgaagagtcttgagcttgtgccAATATTTGTCCTTTAACATTTTGAAAGGGGCTCCACATCCTCTTatccatgccacgcctttgttgaactttctgaaatatactagatgaaaatattagtccaataagagatatgttgacattaattaccaaaatcacccagggagcacttgtgctttcaatctccccctttttggtaattgatgacaacatacagcaaagccttagataaagatatgaaAAATAACAAGTAAAACTTTGGAAAggcatgtaacatgcataggctccccctacatgtatgcaatcatgtaaagatagtatgtaagagcatgtgaatgcataatcatgtcagagcaagcaatgtgttacatgtatcttggctatatgcatcagagcaaatgatgtaaatacaggaaatgtaccttcatgttcatgaatccttcttgcaaacaatatgtacatcagcaagagatcatcatgcacatgagtgtgatgcatatacttaccttgtggtcttgagctggctttggaagaggtgaacttgagaaaacagggttagataacacaagaacgcCTAGTAAACAGAGCAAATTgaaaaaccacaagagtaccaagactgggatgacatgtagtgagtgagtacttagtactctatttggatatggacatgtccccaaagattaaAGGTATGCAAAggattccaaagattttcttcccttagatatgaactctttctccccctgaatctgatattggataatgagAGAAGATAGGGTAAGAGAAAATTAGAGCAAAAAAAAGACAGAGCAAAGTAACAtctactaacatgtctttcccctcttaaagacatgtgacttctctcctttATGGTTAATAAGCATCTGGAGAAGCTAAGATGTGctttctctcttatgtgataagctttgatgtgctctctctcccccttcgacatcaatttccaagaagggatcttctggagcatgagtcaagtaggtttggtccttgagtcacattacaaagcagCATGTAATTTAAGATGcgagtagaggacaagaatcattgagtggagctggacaATAAAATGACAATAGTAATGGCAAAATGTTTTCTCAGTAGTGAAATCGGTAACTCAGTTTCTTTttcatcggtgacaccgagttggcaATGTCATGGATGACGCATATCGGCCGGGTTAGTACTTGTCGGTTGTACCGATGAACGATCTACAATGTATTATTGTAGTTCGGTCTAGCCGATAGGCAGAAATCGATGAGACCGAGTTCAATACAGAGGAAATtttttgtcatctcagctcacttggcaaataagatctcacaaagatttgcaaggatttttttgaaaggggaacaagCAAGCAAgaaacaaatgcaagaacacaaagaaacactagagaacttcatccagaaggggtcggcgacaaagtcacctatgttagagtatattgaccgaggagtcaagtgagaacacttgatctaggtcatactcatcgtttaagctcaaaatggggttaccatttttcgtttaagcattttgatgtattcacatcttgttgagctgctttgacccatgtcttggggtaaagcttctctaagatggaataatatatcttgggtggtggtgttgatcttgatcatgtagttgaacttgtgtaggatgctcaaggttgatgtagctcatcaagagttgggatcaccacttgtagtttgagttcatctacctacatgggttagtttggcaaggaatagcacttgtgtatccaaaatgacaatcatgaaatttgatgtattgaaattgtcaaaggatatgttgaaaggattcatgcttccttgtcttcaaccaccatattgtagagacttggtgatgtagagattgctcaagatgtgagtgagttgcaatctcatagatttggattcatccaagtacctacaagggtcagatgacatgcaagggtacaagtatagatccaagacatatgatcatcatcataagagaaatatcaaggattagtcaaaggctcatgtcttgcatgtatccaaatggagtttctactccaagtttaaggcatcaatgatgttcaattcacctctcaaacggaaaaatactttctcatcaagcggtttggtgaatatatccgccaattgcttatcggtacgaagaTGCTTAAGatcgatgtctcctttagcaacatgatctcgaatgaaatgatgaagaacttcaatatgcttagttcgagaatgttgcacgggatcgtgagcaatcttaatagaactttcattatcacaaagcaatggaacatgtttcacatatatcccataatctttaagagtttgggtcatctaaagtaactgagcacaacatgaaccgatggcaatgtattccgcttcggcggtggataaggataccgagttttgtttcttggaggaccaagacacaagagatctaccaagaaattgacaagtacccgaagtggactttctatcaaccttgtcaccggcatagtccgaatcgagtagccaacaagatcaaaagaagacctcttaggataccaaatgccaaagtttggtgtatgaactaagtatctcactatccttttcacagccttaagatgacattccttaggggccgcttgatatcgtgcacacatgcacacacttaccATAATattgggacgggaggcacatagatataacaatgaaccaatcatagagcgatagacCTTTTGggcaaccggtttgccatcctttgtcaagtcaagatgtccactagtaggcatgggtgttttcatacctttgttttcttgcatgttgaacttcttgaacaagtccttggtatactttgtttgggaaacaaaggtaccctccttagtttgcttgatttgcaaaccaagaaagaacttgagttcactcatcatagacatctcaaacttctccgacattagccttccaaacttttcactaaagtgagggttagtagatccaaatatgttatcatccacataaatttggcacacaaataattcaccattaacccctttagtaaaaagagtagaatcaatttttccaatatcaaagcctttttcaataaggaacttggtcaagcatttataccacgctctaggagcttgtttaaaaccataaagagctttgtgaagtttgtaaacatgatcgggtttcttgggattaacaaagccgggaggttgtttaacataaacttcctc
Coding sequences within:
- the LOC123078711 gene encoding uncharacterized protein yields the protein MEAPDEEAGLGLPEGERLLEVTIISAQGLKPPSGLRRRLQAYAVAWVDTAHRLQTQPDRSGGPDPAWHERFLFRVHEAALAEDSRAAVTVEIYASPNGAWHIGGDSLIGSARFLLGDNCLLSRPVGSPAMFAVGVRRPSGRVHGLLNVAASLVAAPPSPAASHALSFSPAVSLSGLPPAVAISSLSTAPISGRVLRVLNRAHPTPPPSPKVLTPKKLQASVKPNNKGSDNQQVAVKPSNKREDDASDQEGEDENTYMGGVMFCGPCVLPFPRKIHTSPSDENLQAFAGIFSSGVGIARRSPSPRH